The following coding sequences lie in one Streptomyces sp. NBC_00510 genomic window:
- the kdpB gene encoding potassium-transporting ATPase subunit KdpB: MMDPKQLLTSLPDAVKKLDPRVMIKNPVMFVVEVGAVLTTLSAIKDPSVFAWVITVWLWLTVIFANLSEAVAEGRGKAQAETLRRTKTHTVARRLIDWRPGATSLREEEAPASGLKLGDHVVVEAGQIIPGDGDVVEGVASVDESAITGESAPVIRESGGDRSAVTGGTKVLSDRIVVRITSKPGETFIDRMIALVEGAARQKTPNEIALNILLASLTIVFLLAVVTLQPFAIYAGAEQSIVILAALVVALIPTTIGGLLSAIGIAGMDRLVQRNVLAMSGRAVEAAGDVNTLLLDKTGTITLGNRQAAEFLPVGGVGDAELADAAQLSSLADETPEGRSVVVLAKEKYGLRARHEGELGHAEFVPFTAQTRMSGVDIDGRQVRKGAASAVTAWVAENGGRAGEEVQSMVDRISQSGGTPLVVAVKEDGAARVLGVIHLKDVVKEGMRERFDELRRMGIRTVMITGDNPLTAKAIADEAGVDDFLAEATPEDKMALIKREQAGGKLVAMTGDGTNDAPALAQADVGVAMNTGTSAAKEAGNMVDLDSNPTKLIEIVEIGKQLLITRGALTTFSIANDVAKYFAIIPAMFAIAYPGLDKLNIMQLHSPTSAISSAIIFNALIIVVLIPLALRGVRYRPSSASALLTRNIWVYGLGGLVLPFVGIKAIDLIIQFIPGLS; encoded by the coding sequence ATGATGGACCCGAAGCAGCTCCTCACCTCGCTGCCGGACGCGGTCAAGAAGCTCGACCCCCGGGTCATGATCAAGAACCCGGTCATGTTCGTGGTCGAGGTCGGCGCGGTCCTGACCACCCTCTCGGCGATCAAGGACCCGAGCGTCTTCGCCTGGGTCATCACCGTGTGGCTCTGGCTGACCGTGATCTTCGCCAACCTCTCCGAGGCCGTCGCGGAGGGCCGCGGCAAAGCGCAGGCCGAGACCCTGCGGCGGACGAAGACCCACACCGTCGCCCGCCGGCTGATCGACTGGCGGCCGGGGGCCACCTCGCTCCGTGAGGAGGAGGCCCCGGCCTCCGGCCTGAAGCTGGGCGACCACGTGGTCGTCGAGGCCGGGCAGATCATCCCCGGTGACGGCGATGTCGTCGAAGGCGTCGCGTCGGTGGACGAGTCGGCGATCACCGGTGAGTCGGCCCCGGTCATCCGGGAGTCCGGTGGTGACCGCAGCGCGGTCACGGGCGGCACGAAGGTGCTGTCGGACCGGATCGTCGTGCGCATCACCTCCAAGCCCGGTGAGACCTTCATCGACCGGATGATCGCCCTGGTGGAGGGTGCGGCCCGGCAGAAGACGCCCAACGAGATCGCGCTGAACATTCTGCTGGCCTCGCTGACCATCGTCTTCCTGCTCGCGGTCGTCACCCTGCAGCCGTTCGCGATCTACGCGGGCGCCGAGCAGAGCATCGTCATCCTCGCCGCGCTCGTCGTCGCGCTCATCCCGACGACGATCGGCGGTCTTCTGTCGGCGATCGGCATCGCCGGCATGGACCGCCTGGTGCAGCGCAACGTGCTCGCCATGTCCGGCCGCGCCGTCGAGGCCGCCGGCGACGTGAACACCCTGCTGCTCGACAAGACCGGCACCATCACGCTCGGCAACCGCCAGGCCGCGGAGTTCCTCCCGGTCGGCGGTGTCGGGGACGCGGAGCTCGCCGACGCGGCGCAGCTGTCCTCACTGGCCGACGAGACGCCCGAGGGCCGTTCCGTCGTCGTCCTGGCGAAGGAGAAGTACGGTCTGCGGGCCCGCCACGAGGGCGAGCTCGGCCACGCCGAGTTCGTGCCCTTCACCGCGCAGACCCGCATGTCCGGCGTCGACATCGACGGCCGCCAGGTCCGCAAGGGAGCCGCGTCCGCGGTGACCGCGTGGGTCGCCGAGAACGGCGGCCGGGCCGGCGAGGAGGTGCAGTCCATGGTCGACCGCATCTCGCAGTCGGGCGGTACGCCGCTCGTCGTGGCGGTCAAGGAGGACGGCGCGGCCCGCGTGCTGGGTGTCATCCACCTGAAGGACGTGGTCAAGGAGGGCATGCGGGAGCGGTTCGACGAGCTGCGGCGGATGGGCATCCGCACGGTGATGATCACCGGTGACAACCCGCTGACGGCCAAGGCGATCGCGGACGAGGCGGGGGTCGACGACTTCCTGGCGGAGGCGACGCCCGAGGACAAGATGGCGCTGATCAAGCGGGAGCAGGCGGGAGGCAAGCTCGTCGCGATGACCGGTGACGGCACCAACGACGCCCCGGCGCTGGCCCAGGCCGACGTGGGCGTGGCCATGAACACCGGCACCTCGGCCGCCAAGGAGGCCGGGAACATGGTGGACCTGGACTCCAACCCCACCAAGCTGATCGAGATCGTGGAGATCGGCAAGCAGCTGCTCATCACCCGCGGCGCGCTGACCACCTTCTCCATCGCCAACGACGTGGCGAAGTACTTCGCGATCATCCCCGCGATGTTCGCGATCGCCTACCCGGGTCTGGACAAGCTCAACATCATGCAGCTGCACAGCCCGACGTCGGCGATCTCCTCGGCGATCATCTTCAACGCCCTGATCATCGTCGTGCTGATCCCGCTCGCCCTGCGCGGCGTGCGCTACCGGCCGTCGTCGGCCTCCGCGCTGCTGACCCGCAACATCTGGGTCTACGGCCTGGGCGGTCTCGTGCTGCCGTTCGTCGGCATCAAGGCGATCGACCTGATCATCCAGTTCATCCCCGGCCTCAGCTGA
- a CDS encoding GNAT family N-acetyltransferase: MIEVPSLDGWFPSGVPGPVALAEHVKATGNGQWWADRAVGPRAVAVACADHVLLEGDPRYVDPDALAALGHDGYVLARPRFLPVLGAAFDRIVPWERMIWVQSRPVPRRLPPRDVVVRRLAPGDGAAVVGAGDDAAWITRSWGGAHGLAASGHAWGAFRSGRLVSLACTYFLGGVYEDLAVVTLRGHRREGLALACLSGLCGDVAARGRTASWTCSRGNRPSRRLAWTAGFRLFGEYVHYGVGRPAGAGRPGGITRAVKAR; encoded by the coding sequence GTGATCGAAGTCCCCTCCCTGGACGGCTGGTTCCCCTCCGGGGTGCCCGGGCCCGTGGCCCTCGCGGAGCACGTGAAGGCGACCGGCAACGGGCAGTGGTGGGCCGACCGGGCGGTCGGGCCCCGCGCGGTCGCGGTGGCGTGCGCGGACCACGTGCTGCTGGAGGGCGATCCCCGGTACGTCGACCCGGACGCGCTCGCTGCCCTGGGGCACGACGGCTACGTCCTGGCGCGCCCGCGTTTCCTGCCGGTCCTGGGGGCGGCGTTCGACCGGATCGTGCCCTGGGAGCGGATGATCTGGGTGCAGTCGCGGCCGGTGCCGCGGAGGCTGCCGCCGCGGGACGTGGTGGTGCGCAGGCTGGCGCCGGGTGACGGAGCGGCCGTGGTCGGCGCGGGCGACGACGCCGCCTGGATCACCCGCAGTTGGGGCGGTGCGCACGGGCTCGCCGCGTCGGGCCACGCGTGGGGGGCGTTCCGCTCGGGACGCCTGGTCTCGCTGGCGTGCACGTACTTCCTCGGCGGCGTGTACGAGGACCTCGCGGTCGTCACGCTGCGGGGACACCGCCGCGAGGGCCTGGCGCTCGCCTGCCTGTCGGGCCTGTGCGGCGACGTCGCGGCCCGCGGTCGCACAGCCAGCTGGACGTGCTCGCGCGGGAACCGGCCCAGCCGGCGGCTGGCCTGGACGGCGGGTTTCCGGCTGTTCGGCGAGTACGTCCACTATGGCGTCGGGCGGCCCGCGGGAGCGGGCCGCCCGGGTGGGATCACGCGCGCCGTCAAGGCACGTTGA
- a CDS encoding SDR family NAD(P)-dependent oxidoreductase, which produces MSASFVPVVPPRTALVTGATSGIGWETARLLAERGCTVIVHGRDTESAHHAVERLVAAGTERVRLRLAVADFTRLSEVRHLAATVRGLHPALDVLVNNAAVVAPERHTLTADGHEISFQVNFLAAYLLTRELAGPLTARPGARVVNVSSATHRSASLAWSDLNRSRRYSRHAAYAQSQLALTVFARAAAPAGVTAVSVHPGVCETRLLPLYAHEGEPAAEGAARVARLCDPETELVPGAYYDRAALAPAARTAVEDRTVRRLCKVADLLVTA; this is translated from the coding sequence ATGTCTGCGTCCTTCGTCCCCGTCGTCCCCCCGCGCACCGCCCTGGTCACCGGGGCGACGTCCGGCATCGGGTGGGAGACCGCCCGGCTGCTCGCCGAGCGGGGCTGCACGGTCATCGTCCACGGTCGCGACACGGAGTCGGCGCACCATGCGGTGGAGCGGCTGGTGGCGGCCGGCACCGAACGCGTCCGGCTGCGCCTGGCGGTCGCCGACTTCACCCGGCTCTCCGAGGTCCGCCACCTGGCGGCCACCGTGCGGGGCCTGCATCCCGCGCTGGACGTCCTCGTCAACAACGCCGCGGTCGTCGCGCCGGAGCGCCACACCCTCACGGCCGACGGCCATGAGATCTCCTTCCAGGTGAACTTCCTTGCGGCCTACCTGCTCACCCGTGAGCTGGCGGGCCCGCTGACGGCGCGCCCCGGCGCCCGGGTGGTCAACGTGTCGTCCGCGACGCACCGGTCGGCCTCCCTGGCGTGGAGCGACCTGAACCGTTCCCGCCGCTACTCGCGGCACGCCGCGTACGCCCAGTCGCAACTGGCCCTCACCGTCTTCGCCCGGGCGGCCGCGCCCGCCGGCGTCACGGCCGTCAGCGTGCACCCGGGGGTGTGCGAGACGCGTCTGCTGCCGCTGTACGCGCACGAGGGCGAGCCCGCCGCAGAGGGCGCCGCGCGGGTGGCCCGGCTGTGCGACCCGGAGACCGAACTCGTCCCGGGCGCCTACTACGACCGGGCCGCGCTCGCCCCGGCCGCCCGGACCGCGGTCGAGGACCGCACGGTGCGCCGTCTGTGCAAGGTCGCCGACCTGCTCGTCACCGCCTGA
- the kdpC gene encoding potassium-transporting ATPase subunit KdpC, which yields MFGSLPTVVRNHVAALRMLLVFTVLLGIAYPLAVTGVAQAAFSDQANGSRITQDGKTVGSSLIGQNFTLPKKDPDDAEEVAQPDPKWFQPRPGGYDPLVTGASNLGPNDEDLVKTIKERRAAVAEFDGVAPEDVPVDAVTASGSGLDPHISPEYAREQVERVAQARGLDAATVRKLVEDHVQGRTLGFLGAERVNVVELNQALTELK from the coding sequence ATGTTCGGCTCCCTGCCCACCGTGGTCCGCAACCACGTGGCCGCCCTGCGGATGCTGCTGGTGTTCACGGTGCTCCTGGGCATCGCATACCCGCTGGCCGTCACCGGCGTCGCCCAGGCGGCGTTCTCCGACCAGGCCAACGGCTCCAGGATCACCCAGGACGGCAAGACCGTCGGTTCCAGCCTCATCGGCCAGAACTTCACCCTCCCCAAGAAGGACCCGGACGACGCCGAAGAGGTCGCCCAGCCGGACCCGAAGTGGTTCCAGCCGCGACCCGGCGGCTACGACCCGCTGGTCACCGGCGCCTCCAACCTCGGCCCGAACGACGAGGATCTGGTGAAGACCATCAAGGAACGCCGGGCCGCGGTCGCCGAGTTCGACGGCGTCGCCCCCGAGGACGTGCCGGTCGACGCCGTCACGGCCTCCGGCTCCGGCCTCGACCCCCACATCTCGCCCGAGTACGCCCGCGAGCAGGTCGAGCGGGTCGCCCAGGCCCGCGGCCTGGACGCCGCCACCGTGCGCAAGCTGGTGGAGGACCACGTCCAGGGCCGGACCCTCGGCTTCCTCGGCGCGGAGCGCGTCAACGTGGTGGAACTCAACCAGGCGCTCACCGAGCTGAAGTGA
- a CDS encoding DUF4118 domain-containing protein encodes MTQPVVPAPAGTPHGRPGRLKVFLGAAPGVGKTYRMLDEARRRGARGTDVVVGYVECHKRPLTEEMLDGLEVVPRAERDYRGTVFTEMDLDAVLARAPQVALVDEMAHTNIPGGRHAKRWQDIEVLLRAGIDVITAVNIQHLESLNDVVEKITGVPQRETVPDEVVRRADQIELVDMPAEALRRRMAHGNVYAPEKVDAALSNYFRVGNLTALRELALLWVAGRVDEALQKYRSEHGIGRVWETRERVVVAVTGGPEGATLIRRAARIAARSAGGDLLAVHIVRSDGLADASPAALAKQRALVESLGGTFHSVVGDHVPDALLDFARAESATQLVMGTSRRGRLSQFLTGRGVGETIVERSGDIDVHMVTHERAGRGRLLPATGSSLPTARKVAGPVAGFVLPALLTAVLANSRGHLNLTSEALLFLLTVVGVACIGGVVSALLASLTASLLLNYYFIPPIGRFTIGETNNMLALAVFALVAVTVATIVDRSLRLSRRAANATAEAETLSSLAGSILRGDQAVEALLHRTREAFGMESAELVHGSDGGAAPVDDPADGVVAVPVGPDDVLVLRGRRLAASERRVLIAFAGHVASALERARLAEAAAEVEPVRAADRMRTALLAAVSHDLRTPLAGAWAAVSSLRSREVEFSAEDQEELLVTAEVSLDRLNRLVDNLLDMSRLQAGALSLALEPASVAEAASLALDSLAESTVPVTTRGLADVPFALADPPLLERVIANLVTNAQRYAPEGTAVLVSASALGPRIELRVADRGPGLRPADRERVFEPFQRLGDTDNTTGLGLGLALSRGLTEAMGGTLTPEDTPGGGLTMVLSLPTAGGPADVPAAPVGGEEALT; translated from the coding sequence GTGACGCAGCCAGTCGTCCCGGCCCCGGCCGGCACTCCCCACGGACGGCCCGGCAGACTCAAGGTCTTCCTCGGGGCGGCCCCCGGAGTCGGGAAGACCTACCGCATGCTCGACGAGGCACGCCGCCGGGGCGCCCGAGGCACCGACGTCGTCGTGGGGTACGTCGAGTGCCACAAGCGGCCGCTCACGGAGGAGATGCTCGACGGTCTGGAGGTCGTGCCCCGCGCGGAACGCGATTACCGGGGCACCGTCTTCACCGAGATGGACCTCGACGCCGTCCTCGCCCGCGCACCGCAGGTGGCACTCGTCGACGAGATGGCCCACACCAACATCCCCGGCGGCCGCCACGCCAAGCGCTGGCAGGACATCGAGGTGCTCCTCAGGGCGGGGATCGACGTGATCACCGCCGTCAACATCCAGCACCTGGAGTCGCTCAACGACGTCGTCGAGAAGATCACCGGCGTGCCCCAGCGGGAGACCGTCCCGGACGAGGTCGTCCGCCGCGCCGACCAGATCGAGCTCGTCGACATGCCCGCCGAGGCCCTGCGCCGCCGGATGGCCCACGGCAACGTCTACGCACCGGAGAAGGTCGACGCGGCCCTGTCGAACTACTTCCGCGTCGGCAACCTCACCGCGCTGCGCGAACTCGCCCTGCTCTGGGTCGCCGGACGCGTGGACGAGGCGCTGCAGAAGTACCGCTCCGAGCACGGCATCGGACGCGTCTGGGAGACCCGGGAGCGCGTGGTGGTCGCCGTGACCGGCGGCCCGGAGGGCGCGACCCTCATCCGCCGCGCCGCCCGGATCGCCGCTCGGTCCGCCGGTGGCGACCTGCTCGCCGTCCACATCGTGCGCAGCGACGGACTGGCCGACGCCTCGCCCGCCGCGCTGGCCAAACAGCGGGCCCTGGTGGAGAGCCTCGGCGGCACCTTCCATTCCGTCGTCGGCGACCACGTCCCCGATGCCCTGCTGGACTTCGCGCGGGCCGAGAGCGCCACCCAGCTGGTGATGGGTACCAGCCGGCGCGGGAGGCTGTCCCAGTTCCTCACCGGGCGCGGGGTCGGCGAGACCATCGTGGAACGCTCCGGCGACATCGACGTCCACATGGTCACCCACGAGCGCGCGGGACGCGGCCGCCTCCTGCCCGCCACCGGCAGCTCGCTGCCCACGGCGCGGAAGGTGGCGGGCCCCGTCGCGGGATTCGTCCTGCCCGCCCTGCTCACCGCGGTGCTCGCCAACAGCCGGGGCCACCTGAACCTCACCAGCGAGGCGCTGCTCTTCCTGCTGACCGTGGTCGGCGTCGCCTGCATCGGCGGCGTCGTCTCCGCGCTGCTCGCGTCCCTGACCGCGTCCCTGCTGCTGAACTACTACTTCATACCGCCCATCGGCCGGTTCACCATCGGCGAGACCAACAACATGCTGGCGCTGGCCGTCTTCGCGCTCGTCGCCGTGACCGTCGCGACGATCGTGGACCGCTCGCTGCGGCTGTCCAGACGCGCGGCCAACGCCACCGCCGAGGCCGAGACGCTGTCCTCCCTCGCCGGGAGCATCCTGCGCGGCGACCAGGCCGTCGAGGCCCTGCTGCACCGTACGCGGGAGGCCTTCGGCATGGAGTCGGCCGAGCTCGTGCACGGCTCCGACGGCGGGGCGGCGCCGGTGGACGACCCCGCGGACGGCGTGGTGGCCGTGCCCGTCGGACCGGACGACGTCCTCGTCCTGCGCGGCCGCCGCCTGGCGGCCTCGGAGCGGCGTGTGCTCATCGCCTTCGCCGGGCACGTGGCCTCCGCGCTGGAACGGGCCCGGCTGGCCGAGGCCGCCGCCGAGGTGGAGCCCGTCAGGGCGGCCGACCGCATGCGGACGGCGCTGCTCGCGGCGGTCAGCCACGACCTGCGCACCCCGCTGGCCGGCGCCTGGGCGGCCGTCAGCTCGCTGCGCAGCCGGGAGGTCGAGTTCTCCGCCGAGGACCAGGAGGAACTGCTGGTCACCGCGGAGGTGTCCCTGGACCGGCTCAACCGGCTGGTGGACAACCTCCTCGACATGAGCCGGCTGCAGGCCGGCGCGCTCAGCCTGGCCCTCGAGCCGGCCTCCGTGGCCGAAGCGGCCTCGCTCGCCCTCGACAGCCTGGCCGAGAGCACGGTCCCCGTCACCACCCGGGGCCTGGCGGACGTACCATTCGCGCTGGCCGACCCGCCGCTCCTGGAACGCGTCATCGCCAACCTGGTGACCAACGCCCAGCGGTACGCCCCGGAAGGCACCGCTGTCCTGGTCAGCGCCAGTGCCCTCGGCCCGCGCATCGAGCTGCGTGTCGCGGACCGCGGCCCCGGCCTCCGACCCGCCGACCGGGAAAGGGTCTTCGAACCCTTCCAGCGGCTCGGCGACACCGACAACACCACCGGCCTCGGCCTCGGGCTCGCCCTCTCGCGCGGCCTGACCGAGGCCATGGGCGGCACCCTCACCCCCGAGGACACCCCTGGCGGAGGTCTCACCATGGTCCTGTCCCTGCCCACCGCCGGCGGTCCGGCCGACGTACCCGCCGCCCCCGTCGGCGGGGAGGAGGCGCTGACATGA
- the kdpB gene encoding potassium-transporting ATPase subunit KdpB, producing the protein MQPLAPSTDRTPAPPTQPPVRPGGRRKVSAGLLDPRLLLEALPEALRKLDPRRMVRNPVLFVVETGAALTTASAVVHPSVFAWVISAWLWLTVVFANLAEAVAEGRGKAQAESLRRTRTDTVARRLTGWRPYGRDHTERTIPAAELKPFDVVLVEAGETVPGDGEVVDGIAAVDESAITGESAPVIREAGGDRSGVTGGTKVLSDRIVVRVTSRPGRTFLDRMIALVEGATRQKTPNEIALNILLASLTIVFILVVVTLQPMAAYADAAQSTVVLVALLVTLIPTTIGALLSAIGIAGMDRLVQRNVLAMSGRAVEAAGDVSTLLLDKTGTITFGNRRAAAFIPLTGVDAMQLAQAAQVSSLADETPEGRSIVILAKERYGLRAPSEGELGQTRFVPFTARTRMSGVDLRWEDGAGASVRKGAAGTVAGWVTGRGGHVPEEAGHLVDAIGASGGTPLLVALDDWNGARVLGVVHLKDVVKDGIRERFAELRRMGIRTVMVTGDNPLTARAIADEAGVDDVLAEATPEDKLALIKREQAGGNLVAMTGDGTNDAPALAQADVGVAMNTGTSAAKEAGNMVDLDSDPTKLIEIVEVGKQLLITRGALTTFSIVNDVAKYFAIIPAMFAATYPGLSALNIMRLHSPASAITSAIIFNALIIVALIPLALRGVRYTPSSAGDLLRRNLLVYGLGGLALPFLGIKLIDMAVVQFVPGLG; encoded by the coding sequence ATGCAGCCCCTGGCTCCCTCGACCGACCGCACCCCGGCCCCGCCCACGCAGCCGCCCGTACGCCCCGGCGGCAGGCGCAAGGTGTCCGCCGGCCTGCTGGATCCCCGCCTGCTCCTGGAGGCCTTGCCCGAGGCGCTGCGCAAGCTCGACCCCCGCCGCATGGTGCGCAACCCCGTCCTGTTCGTCGTCGAGACCGGCGCCGCGCTGACCACCGCCTCGGCGGTTGTGCACCCGAGCGTCTTCGCCTGGGTGATCAGCGCCTGGCTCTGGCTCACCGTCGTCTTCGCCAACCTGGCGGAGGCCGTGGCCGAGGGCCGCGGCAAGGCCCAGGCCGAGTCGCTGCGCCGCACCAGGACCGACACCGTCGCCCGGCGGCTGACCGGCTGGCGCCCCTACGGCCGTGACCACACCGAGCGGACGATCCCCGCCGCCGAGCTGAAGCCGTTCGACGTCGTCCTCGTCGAGGCCGGGGAGACCGTGCCGGGCGACGGCGAGGTCGTCGACGGGATCGCCGCCGTCGACGAGTCGGCCATCACGGGCGAGTCCGCCCCGGTGATCCGGGAGGCGGGCGGCGACCGTTCGGGGGTCACCGGCGGCACGAAGGTGCTCTCCGACCGCATCGTCGTGCGCGTCACCTCCCGCCCGGGCCGGACCTTCCTCGACCGCATGATCGCCCTGGTCGAGGGCGCCACCCGGCAGAAGACGCCCAACGAGATCGCCCTCAACATCCTGCTGGCCTCGCTCACGATCGTCTTCATCCTGGTCGTCGTCACCCTCCAGCCGATGGCCGCCTACGCGGACGCGGCGCAGAGCACCGTCGTCCTCGTGGCCCTGCTGGTCACCCTGATCCCGACGACGATCGGCGCGCTGCTGTCGGCGATCGGCATCGCCGGCATGGACCGCCTCGTGCAGCGCAACGTCCTGGCGATGTCCGGGCGCGCCGTCGAGGCCGCCGGCGACGTCTCCACCCTGCTGCTGGACAAGACCGGCACCATCACGTTCGGCAACCGCCGGGCCGCCGCGTTCATCCCGCTCACCGGCGTCGACGCCATGCAGCTCGCGCAGGCCGCGCAGGTCTCCAGCCTCGCCGACGAGACCCCCGAAGGCCGCTCCATCGTCATCCTGGCCAAGGAACGGTACGGGCTGCGCGCCCCGTCGGAAGGCGAGCTCGGACAGACCCGCTTCGTGCCCTTCACCGCCCGCACCCGCATGAGCGGGGTCGACCTGCGCTGGGAGGATGGCGCGGGCGCCTCCGTGCGCAAGGGCGCGGCCGGCACGGTGGCCGGCTGGGTCACCGGTCGCGGCGGCCACGTCCCCGAGGAGGCCGGCCACCTGGTGGACGCCATCGGCGCCTCGGGCGGCACCCCCCTGCTGGTGGCCCTCGACGACTGGAACGGCGCGCGGGTCCTCGGTGTCGTCCACCTCAAGGACGTCGTCAAGGACGGCATCCGCGAACGCTTCGCGGAACTGCGGCGGATGGGCATCCGCACGGTGATGGTCACCGGGGACAACCCGCTCACCGCGCGCGCCATCGCCGACGAGGCCGGCGTCGACGACGTCCTCGCCGAGGCGACCCCGGAGGACAAGCTGGCCCTCATCAAGCGGGAGCAGGCCGGCGGCAACCTGGTCGCGATGACCGGTGACGGCACCAACGACGCCCCGGCGCTGGCCCAGGCCGACGTGGGCGTGGCCATGAACACCGGCACCTCGGCCGCCAAGGAGGCCGGGAACATGGTGGACCTGGACTCCGACCCCACCAAGCTGATCGAGATCGTCGAGGTCGGCAAGCAGCTGCTCATCACCCGGGGTGCCCTGACGACCTTCTCCATCGTCAACGACGTGGCGAAGTACTTCGCGATCATCCCCGCGATGTTCGCGGCGACCTATCCCGGGCTGTCCGCCCTCAACATCATGCGGCTGCACAGCCCGGCGTCCGCGATCACCTCGGCGATCATCTTCAACGCCCTCATCATCGTGGCGCTGATCCCGCTGGCGCTGCGCGGCGTCCGCTACACGCCGTCCTCGGCGGGCGACCTGCTGCGGCGCAACCTGCTGGTGTACGGACTCGGCGGGCTGGCCCTGCCGTTCCTGGGCATCAAGCTCATCGACATGGCCGTGGTGCAGTTCGTGCCGGGCCTCGGCTGA
- a CDS encoding response regulator transcription factor — protein MRRVLIVDDEPQILKALDINLTARHYAVATAPDGTTALLLVSRQPPDALILDLGLPDMSGTDIIHGVRAWSPLPIIVLSGRTGPADKVEALDAGADDFVTKPFSMDELAARLRAVLRRPPVLEEPETVTIADYRVDLGAFTVERRSGKGAAPRLTPTEWRLLAPLLRNPGRLITGRQLLRDVWGPGNEKRTNYLRVYLATLRHKLEPDPAHPRHLITVPGMGYRFEP, from the coding sequence ATGAGGCGCGTCCTGATCGTCGACGACGAACCGCAGATCCTGAAGGCGCTGGACATCAACCTGACGGCACGTCACTATGCCGTCGCCACCGCCCCCGACGGCACCACGGCACTGCTGCTGGTGTCCCGGCAGCCGCCCGACGCCCTCATCCTCGACCTCGGCCTGCCCGACATGTCCGGCACCGACATCATCCACGGCGTGCGCGCCTGGAGCCCGCTGCCCATCATCGTGCTGTCCGGGCGGACCGGGCCGGCCGACAAGGTCGAGGCGCTGGACGCGGGGGCCGACGACTTCGTCACCAAGCCGTTCTCCATGGACGAGCTGGCGGCCCGGCTGCGCGCCGTGCTGCGCCGCCCGCCCGTCCTGGAGGAGCCGGAGACGGTCACGATCGCGGACTACCGGGTCGACCTGGGCGCGTTCACCGTCGAACGCCGCTCCGGCAAGGGCGCGGCCCCGCGGCTCACGCCCACCGAGTGGCGGCTGCTCGCCCCGCTGCTGCGCAACCCCGGGCGCCTGATTACCGGGCGCCAGCTGCTGCGCGACGTATGGGGCCCGGGCAACGAGAAACGCACCAACTACCTGCGGGTCTACCTCGCCACCCTCCGGCACAAGCTGGAGCCGGACCCCGCCCACCCGCGCCACCTGATCACCGTGCCGGGCATGGGCTACCGCTTCGAGCCCTGA
- a CDS encoding cation diffusion facilitator family transporter: MNAHDHEHGHGHGHGHGHGVAENADRRWLGLALGLIAGFMAVEVVVGLLVGSLALLSDAAHMLTDAASIVLALVAMRLAARPARGGFTYGLKRAEILSAQANGITLLLLAAWLAYEAVRRLVSPPDVAGGPVLVTALAGVVVNVGAAWCLSRANRTSLNVEGAFQHVLNDLYAFIGTAVAGLVVLLTGFVRADAIATLVVVGLMLKAGCGLVRDSGRIFLEAAPAGLDPDEVGDRLAAHDAVTEVHDLHIWTITSGQPALSAHVLVEPGGDCHAVRRDLEHLLGSDYGLTHTTLQVDHAPAELLTVGGAPDAAAGRADGHCGEAHGPVHRAAPHGH, from the coding sequence ATGAACGCGCACGATCACGAGCATGGGCATGGGCATGGGCATGGACACGGTCACGGGGTGGCCGAGAACGCCGACCGGCGCTGGCTGGGGCTCGCGCTGGGGCTGATCGCCGGCTTCATGGCCGTCGAAGTCGTCGTCGGTCTGCTGGTGGGGTCCCTCGCGCTGCTCTCCGACGCCGCGCACATGCTCACCGACGCCGCATCGATCGTGCTGGCGCTCGTCGCGATGCGGCTGGCGGCGCGCCCGGCGCGGGGCGGTTTCACGTACGGGCTCAAGCGCGCCGAGATCCTCTCGGCGCAGGCGAACGGCATCACCCTGCTGCTGCTCGCCGCGTGGCTGGCGTACGAGGCGGTGCGGCGGCTTGTCTCGCCGCCCGACGTGGCGGGCGGCCCGGTGCTGGTCACCGCGCTGGCCGGAGTGGTCGTCAACGTCGGCGCGGCATGGTGCCTGTCGCGGGCCAACCGCACGTCCCTCAACGTCGAGGGCGCGTTCCAGCACGTGCTGAACGACCTGTACGCCTTCATCGGCACCGCCGTGGCGGGCCTGGTCGTCCTGCTGACCGGATTCGTCCGCGCCGACGCCATCGCGACGCTCGTGGTGGTCGGCCTGATGCTCAAGGCGGGGTGCGGGCTGGTGCGCGACTCCGGGCGGATCTTCCTGGAGGCGGCCCCGGCAGGGCTGGACCCGGACGAGGTGGGCGACCGGCTCGCCGCCCACGACGCCGTCACCGAGGTCCACGACCTGCACATCTGGACCATCACCTCCGGCCAGCCCGCCCTGTCGGCGCACGTCCTGGTCGAGCCGGGCGGTGACTGCCATGCCGTCCGGCGCGACCTGGAGCACCTGCTCGGCTCGGACTACGGGCTCACCCACACCACCCTGCAGGTCGACCACGCGCCCGCCGAACTCCTCACCGTGGGCGGTGCCCCGGACGCCGCGGCCGGTAGGGCGGACGGCCACTGCGGCGAGGCGCACGGGCCGGTGCACCGCGCCGCGCCGCACGGGCACTGA